In Patagioenas fasciata isolate bPatFas1 chromosome 11, bPatFas1.hap1, whole genome shotgun sequence, the following proteins share a genomic window:
- the VMA21 gene encoding vacuolar ATPase assembly integral membrane protein VMA21, translated as MRPPLRASRVARSLSRKRLCAGSAAAAMERYETGKLSAAPVSDFRPNEGSLTSTLRTLLFFTALMITLPVGLYFASKAYIFEGSLGMSDRDSYFYAAIIAVVTVHVVLALFVYVAWNEGSRQWREGKQD; from the exons ATGCGCCCGCCCCTCCGCGCGTCACGTGTGGCGCGGTCCCTCTCCCGGAAGCGGCTGTGCGCGGGGAGTGCTGCGGCGGCCATGGAGCGCTACGAGACAGGGAAGCTGAGCGCGGCCCCGGTGTCCGACTTCAGGCC aaatgagGGTTCATTAACATCAACTTTAAGAACACTTCTATTCTTCACAGCTCTAATGATCACATTACCTGTTGGGCTATATTTTGCATCAAAGGCTTATATATTTGAAG GTTCCTTAGGAATGTCCGACAGAGACAGCTACTTTTATGCTGCCATAATTGCTGTAGTTACTGTTCATGTGGTACTTGCTCTCTTTGTATATGTAGCGTGGAATGAAGGTTCTCGACAGTGGCGAGAAGGCAAACAGGACTAG